The DNA window CTTGACGACGATCACGCCGAACCAGATCAGATCCAGCCCCATGCCGTCGATCAGCGGAATGACAAAGGGCAGCGTCAGCACGATGATGCCGATCGGGTCCAGGAACATGCCCAGGAACAGATACAGCACGCTGATCGCGATCATCAGGGCCAGGGGCGGCAGGCCCGCCTCGGTGACCCAGGACACCACCGCGCCCGCCGATCCGGTCAGCGCCACGAACGAGACGAAGATCTTGGCGCAGGCCGCGATCAGGAAGATGGCCGCGGTCTGGATCAGGCTTTCGCGAATCGCACCCCACATCGAGGCCAGCGTCAGCGTGCGCTGCGCAAAGCCGATCAGGATGGTCAGAACGACGCTGACCGCAGCCGCCTCGGTCGCGGTGAAGATGCCGCCATAGATGCCGCCGATGATGACCGCGAACAGCAGGACCGCCGGCCACGCGGCCAGTGCCGCCGCCATGCGCGCGCCCGGTTGCAGGGGCTGCGGATCGACCGGCGCCGCAGCAGGGTTCCGGCCCGCCCACCACAGGATGACCAGCACATAGCCGCCCAGGCTGAGCAGGCCCGGCAGGATGCCGGCCAGAAACAGCTTGCTGATCGAGGTTTCGGTGAAGATGCCATACAGGATGAACAGCACCGATGGCGGGATCAGCGAACCCAGCGTGCCGCCCGCCGCCACGCTGGCCGAGGCCAGTCGCGGATCGTAACCCAGCCGCAGCATTTCCGGCACGCAGATGCGCCCCATTGTCGAGGCGCAGGCGATGGACGACCCCGAGATCGCGGAAAAGCCCCCGCATCCCATGACCGACGCCACGCCGACG is part of the Paracoccus stylophorae genome and encodes:
- a CDS encoding TRAP transporter large permease produces the protein MDASTIGLIAFAMVIVLLALRVPIAFVLAGVATVGGFLVYSLRTGTFTPERAINPVTSLVMNSFFELIHSYDLSMIPLFVALGNIAYRAGITTRIYDAANVWLRRIPGGVGVASVMGCGGFSAISGSSIACASTMGRICVPEMLRLGYDPRLASASVAAGGTLGSLIPPSVLFILYGIFTETSISKLFLAGILPGLLSLGGYVLVILWWAGRNPAAAPVDPQPLQPGARMAAALAAWPAVLLFAVIIGGIYGGIFTATEAAAVSVVLTILIGFAQRTLTLASMWGAIRESLIQTAAIFLIAACAKIFVSFVALTGSAGAVVSWVTEAGLPPLALMIAISVLYLFLGMFLDPIGIIVLTLPFVIPLIDGMGLDLIWFGVIVVKLLEIGLITPPVGLNVFVIGNVVRGSVTVDQIFAGVVRFLMIDLVVLAILILVPAISTIIPNGM